From Cervus canadensis isolate Bull #8, Minnesota chromosome 28, ASM1932006v1, whole genome shotgun sequence, one genomic window encodes:
- the LOC122429421 gene encoding olfactory receptor 2J3-like has product MNDDGKKNATSEAQFVLLGFSDWPQLELLLFVVILMFYLMTLIGNLFIIILSYLDSHLHTPMYFFLSNLSFLDLCYTTSFIPQLLVNLWGPEKTISYNGCMIQLYFVLALGSTECVLLMVMSYDRYAAVCRPLRYTVLMHPHFCHLLAVACWVSGFTNSALHSFFTFLEPLCGHRQVDHFFCEVPALLRLSCVDTRANELTLMVTSSIFVLIPLMLILSSYGAIAWAVLRMQSTTGLQKVFGTCGAHLMVVSLFFIPAMCIYLQPPSGNSQDQGKFIALFYTVVTPSLNPLIYTLRNKDVRGAVKRLMGRV; this is encoded by the coding sequence ATGAATGATGATGGGAAAAAGAATGCAACCTCTGAAGCCCAGTTTGTTCTATTGGGTTTTTCTGATTGGCCTCAGCTTGAGTTACTTCTTTTTGTGGTTATCTTGATGTTCTACCTGATGACATTGATAGGCAACCTGTTCATCATTATCTTGTCATACCTGGACTCCCATCTCCACactcccatgtacttcttcctctcaaATCTCTCTTTTCTGGATCTCTGCTACACCACCAGCTTCATCCCTCAGTTGCTGGTCAACCTCTGGGGCCCAGAAAAAACCATCTCTTACAATGGTTGTATGATTCAACTTTATTTTGTCCTCGCACTGGGATCTACAGAATGTGTACTACTGATGGTGATGTCCTATGACCGTTATGCAGCTGTGTGTAGACCCCTGCGTTACACTGTCCTCATGCACCCTCATTTCTGCCATCTGTTGGCTGTGGCTTGTTGGGTAAGTGGCTTCACCAACTCAGCCCTTCATTCCTTCTTTACATTTTTGGAACCCCTGTGTGGACATCGCCAAGTGGACCATTTCTTCTGTGAAGTTCCAGCACTGCTTCGACTGTCATGTGTTGATACCCGTGCTAATGAGCTGACCCTCATGGTCACGAGCTCCATTTTTGTTCTCATACCTCTCATGCTCATTCTCAGCTCCTATGGGGCCATTGCCTGGGCAGTGCTGAGGATGCAGTCAACAACTGGACTCCAGAAAGTCTTTGGGACGTGTGGAGCCCATCTTATGGTCGTATCCCTTTTTTTCATTCCAGCCATGTGCATATACCTCCAGCCACCATCAGGAAATTCTCAAGATCAGGGCAAGTTCATTGCCCTCTTCTATACTGTTGTCACACCTAGTCTCAACCCTCTAATCTACACCCTCAGAAACAAAGATGTAAGAGGGGCAGTAAAGAGATTAATGGGGAGAGTATGA